The genomic stretch CCAAATGCTGGGGACTGAGTGAAAGAGGTAAAAAGATTTGCAATACTGTCTCTTTAGGATCTCCTGCCCCCATTTTTTTGCCATTGTCTTTTGCACAGAAGATTGATACTCTTTGTTAAATGGAAGCCagcattgtaaatattttctgcaggtttacaaatgatttttaaattgatcCAAGTATGAATCTTTCTGGAGATACATACAAAGCTCAGAAGTAGACTTACTTGTATATTATGACATaaatgatctcaaggttttggttttgtttttttaaataacttcataACCAGGATGCTAAGTCAGTAATATTCAATGAGACACTcaattctcaagaaaatattttgggacAGGGGTATTCATTTTATAATCAGAGGCTGGCTACCTGACTTTGGAGTTAGAAAATAGGGAGGTGGATCAGCTTAATGCATTGTGTCATTGATTCAGTTAATTTTATTCTCCATTAACTAAGtggcataaaatttaaaatcgAGATCCTTCACAATGCCTAAAATACAGGCATTTTGTTCCATCAATTCAAAAGGGATCCATACCCTGTAGAAACCAGTTAAGAAATAATTGAATATAAGAGGTCACCCTACCCCCAACTGTGAGTTCTTCCACCTACATACAGAACTGAGACTAAGCAAGGCCAAGCCTTTTCTCAAAAGCATAGCTATGGATTTGCTCAAGAGCCTAGACACAAAGTCAATTGAGAccccaaagttttatttcataaaacataGAACAAACTGTTGAATGGCAGCAGATCTTAAGCACTATCATCAGCAGGAGAGATGAAATCAGACAGCTGTTCTGAGCTGGAGAGAAACCGTCCCTGAGTCAGACTGACATGAGGACAGAATcaggaggggaggcagagcagaCAGGGATGTAGGGCAAAGACAtcagctttcatttattcattcacttgcttACTCACTCATGAATCAAACACAAAATGAGTATTTTCCACCTAGGGTGGATTCTTCTAGACACTGACATGAACTCCTCTAGGTACTGGAAATAGTAGGACACAAATACATGACATTAAGGTCTGGGTCAAACATAAATGGGCTTGGAAAGGTAGACTGGGCCAAAATTATGGAGAAATTTAAATGGAAGACTTGATTAGGAGGATTTAGTCTTGATTCTGCAGACAACAGAGGGGAAGGGGTATCCAAATTTAAATAAGGGAATGACATACATGGAACTATGCCAAGCTCTATTTGGAAAAGAGAACAGAGCTATGGTGTGAACTTGGAGGTGAGAGAGGCTATTGTACTTGTTCATGTCAAAGGTCATTACAGCTGGAACTATAGGTAAGGATGAAATTACTAAAGGAGAAGAGGTAGAATGGGAAAAAGAACCTTAGGAAACACTTATATTTTGGGACAGCAAAGGAGCCAAAGGAGAGCTTGGGGAAAGATCAGGGATGGAAGCCAAAAGACAAGGAAATTTCCAGAATTAGAAGCTGATTAGTTATGGTGCTTTTGTATAACCAAGGAATACAAGGATTGAGAAATGGCTATTTGAATTAGGTGCTGAAAGAGCCTTGGAGACATTTAAAAGAGCAGATGAAGGAATAAGTGGAAACTTCGAATTGAAAGCAGTAAGTATATTCTACTTCTTCAAGAATTAGATCATGAAACAAAGGAGAGAAGTCTGAAAGAACATTAATTTTGTCCTTAGAAGTTtttggttgcaagtaacagaaaaaacaACCCCAGGTCTACATAACTCATGGAATCTATGGGAGTAGTTCAGGCTTCAGGCATGGATAGATTCAGGGTTCAATCGGTGCCATTGGTATTTCCTGGTTTGACTCTGCTTTTCATTGTATGGTGGCTTCATTTTCAGGTTCTCTCTGGTGGCAAGCTAGCTGTAGTACCTTCAGCTTCATATCTTCCCAAGTTCAAACAAATCcaatgaaatcaaaagagaaGGCTTTTACCTAGCTGCTTAAGCCACATCCTAGGATTAGCTCTGGTTGGGTTTAGATTGGCTTGACTGGAGTCAGGGGCCCATTCCTGATGGGGATGAAGTTCACTCACAGGTCTAGCCATGAAGATGGAGCCTTAAGGAAGCACATGGACCAAGGATGGGCAAGGGAATGGTTCCCTGGAAGAAAATCAAAGAACTGCTGATAGAGACTGAAGAATGGCTGACGGTGGCAAAAGGGACTGTCCCAACACCAGgtttgaaaagagaaaactgatggATAGAGGCCTGGGGCACAAGGGAGGGAATGCGATCAAGGTACAATGGATGAAATCCATTTCAAAAGGAGGATGCTTTCTCATTTCCGagatggaagagaaggagaggataacaaaaaaatgacacaaaaacaaTTTGatgtgtggtggtggggaggggagctgagGTGCATGTGCTCAATAGCTTCACTTTCAAGTAAACACTCAAGAGGAGTGGTAGGTAGTgttaattctttttgaaaaattatttaaatctatcGCGCCAATTCTATTATGGTAAATACGCAACAAATAGAAGCTGAGAATCAAATCCTACACTTAGTGTATCAACTACTTTCATTCTTTATATAGTAGACACAATCTTCACAAGGTTTAAGCATGAATGTTTTTGCTTTACATATGTTCTTCCTAATGCTTTAAATTGCATACTATTTCAAGTAGATATATCACAAATCAAATCACTGAGCAGTTCCACGAGAAAAGACATACAGTTTACTTTCGTATTTTATTAGAAGTAATTCTACCATTACTATGTACTTAGctgcttatttttccttctggtaTTTCTGTAGCAAAAGTTCCCCAAAATGGGATGATTGTGTGAACGGGAATATACAGTTTGTTCCTCTTAAGCGTGTTGCAAAGTCACCTTTCATGAGGTACGTACACTTGTCAGTGTTCCCAGCCATACGTGGAATTACTAGTTTAATCACACACGAAGCATTTTAGACATTTTACTTCATTAACATCTTTGTGATAACAACTACCCTAACGTGCCGAGCACTGACGCACATCAGGATGGGTCTACGAACTTGAGTCAcgtaaattcatttattttcacaatacCCTGTGAGAGGAAAAACTTAGGATCTTtgtttttacagataaggaacctAAGATCCAAAGAGGTTCTTAAGGAAAACGCTAGGTAGTGATAGAATGGATATCTGAACCACAGAAACCTGCAATGAGAGCCTGCACGCTCAACCACTAGCTATACCGACTCGGGATTGTTCTTGATTAACATTTTCCCAAGTGTTGCTAACAATCCGTATACATTTGTGTGAGAATTTCATCGTGTCCTTTTCTGTAAGATTCTTTTTTGATGGGTCTGCCCCATCAAAAGGGATATTACAGGGATAGTAGTGGATATTTCTTACGGATTTGGAAACCTCAGATGGTCTGAATGTGGagattttttaataattcatgcATTTTTTTGTACGCCTTGCCAATATGAAAAGTTCAGAAACGAAGCATCACGttgctaaatattaaaaataaatgcagttgTTTCATCCACCCAGGATACCCCAGgccttttaaaaagattctgATGATCCTATAATTCAACTCTGCCAGTTACCATGGAAACATACCTTCTGGGTTTGCTTGAACATCTGAAATGTGGGTACTGATCTGATGTGACAAGTTTGGGCCAACtcctgggaaaggaaagaaatggcatGAGGTCACAATTTTGGTATCCTCTCTCTATACAGAGCCCAGAACTTGGTGACTTCTCAGGAGGCATGTCTGAAAACCCAGGGACAGTTAACACTTTATTGATTCTCCTGCCAAGCCTTTTTCTAACATGTCTTCAAAGCCTCCAGGAATGTTACAATAGAAAATGGCTGCTCCTCACATTCCTGAGGCTTCTCATCCCAGAGCCCTAGGAGAGGGCTGGGAGATGGATGCCAAAATAGAACAGATGCTGAAGGATGAAACGAgctctatttaaaagaaattgtgaggggcgcctgggtggctcagtcggttaagtgtccaactttggctcaagtcatgatctcagggtttgtgggttcaagtcccacgtccggctctgtgctgacagctcagagcctggagcctgctttggtttatgtgtttcccctctccttctgccccttcccccctcgtgctctgtctctcattctctctctcaaaaataagtaaacattaaaaaaattaaaaaaaaaataaaagaaattgtgaAAGATTACAGAGGAACCTCACTGGAACCCAATATGGAGACAGCATATTGCAAAAATAAGGAAGAGTAAAGGTATCCTTATAATGCACACTTGAGACATGGGGTGATATACTGGTCTTGCATTTTAAGTAAGGTTTACAGGTCTCTTTCTTGTAAGCCCTACTCCCCACTTCACTGCCCATCTTTGTGAAAGATGAaccaaaaaaaagcaaatatatcaGAATTCCAATTATTTTAATCCATTACAATCTGCTCTTAAATACCCGTTTTTATCTTGTTTAGAGTCCAAAGAAAATTAGCCACCCACAGGATCAACAGAATTGGACTTTTCTCTCTAGTATACCTATCATTTTATGGGGTGAATCTCTCCCCTGCTgcctgtaacacacacacacacacacacacacacacacacacactaaattataattttcatgaTCACAGCAATGATAATAAAttactgttaaaaaaattgtgtattttgtTTCTCCTTAAAAGGGAAGTAGTTATCATCAAAAAGGCAGACAATAACATGTTtttgtgaggatgtggggaaatcaGAGGCCTCATgacacattgctggtggaaatgtatgGTGCAACTGCTTTAGGAAACTCAACAATTTCACCCCTAGATACataccaagagaaatgaaaatacatacataaatgcttATACCAGTATTACTCCTAAaagtcaaaaggtggaaacaacccaaatgtccatcaacagttgaatggctaaataaataaaaggtggtatatccatacaatggaatattattcagcaataagaaggaatgaagtattgatacatggaGGAACCTTGGAAacttatgctaaatgaaagaagttagTCACAAATGACCACCTATTTGATGATTCAATTTGCGTGAAATGCTCAGAATAAGCAACTCTATAGACAGAACGTAGAATTACGGTTGCCCAGAGCTGGGACAGAAGGAACTGGGGGTAACCAGTAGAACTCCAaaagtgtttgcttttttcttttttgaagtggtgaaaatgttctaaaattaattgtagtcatggttgcacaactctgttaatataaaaaaaggacaaagagatAATGATCCTAGATGTATTCTGAATGCATAGTATATGATTCGGTTTAAAGGGCACTTAAACACTGTCGCACTTTGATAAAGCTTGAAAGAAATGGGCGAAATGGAACTTCTATTATGTTCTGGATGCtatgtcatatattttatgtattttatctcattttatattctgtgaagTATTATTTGCCCTGTTTTACAGtgaaaaaaactgaagtttaTAGAGTTAACTGATAAGAGGTCACAAAACTATTAAAGAAAAGAGTGGgtaaataacagatttttttgttattctaaaGCTCAAATTCAATCCAATATGTGCAAAGATCACTTGTTACTGTTTTTTCCTAGTTGTAAATGAGCAAATGTTAGGAAGAATAATTTTTGGGGTACCTTGTATATATTAATgaggcacatttaaaaaaatatattttttaaatgagagagagaatgagtgggggaggggccgacagagagggagagagaatcccaagcaggccccttgctTGGCATGGAGCCCAACCCAGGGTTTAATCCcatgtctgtgagatcatgacctgagccaacattaagagctggatgcttcaccgactgagccacccagacacccccttaATGAAGCACATTTTGACTAAGGGCATGAGGTTGATTattttgggggaaggagaggaaaggaggctctagggagggacaggagggaaggaTTTCTTGGAATTCcttgtgatgttttaaaaaacccacaaaaaccacAACCATAGCAAGAGGAAAGCAAGATATAAATGCATTGAGCTGGGTTTCAGACATTGATTAATAATCTACTACAAgggtaaaaaacatttttcacctTGAGCCCAACACCACCCAACTGGTATTGTCTGTGTAGAGCCAATTCTGCTGAGCAtggtaaatggagaaaaatgttGGGATTGAGGAGTGGAGTCTGTCATagtaagggaggggagggggccccggGAGAGTCACATacttgctgggttttgtttttaaaattgatacAAAACACAAGAACATTACGAGGAAGTTTACTACCATTTATCACGAAAACATCATGAAATTGTCCTCAACTTAAAATTGATTATATAATCACTGAGGTGCTGTCAACGATACAGCATTTGGATTTTATGTATCCCCCACAGAAGGACTTAAGATTCTTACCTTAGAATCATCCACATCCACATTAGCAAACATTACATTTTGGTATTGCAGAGACATTGCCttcaaattaaaagaataaaaattcccTATTAGCTTAGCGTTAATACTAAATTACATACTAGAATTACACAGTCGTCTtttggcaaaaaacaaacaatgagcAAAAAGGTTGTTCATGAGAGCTAAGGATCACTCTGGCATTTCACTACAGGCTAGAACTGGAAGCACCAAAGTCATATATGGGATGATACAGGTCAAGCAAAGATCAGCGGCAGAACCAGAGTCTGAAGAACCAAACTGAAGATCAGAGTTTCAAAGTTAGGAAAGGGCACAAAGTGAAGAAATGATGACATGTATGTGGTGGGTCCAGATTTACCCTGCAGGGTGAAGGGACGGATAGTAGCTTTTTCCTGGGGTGGCAAGAGGTGCAAGGCTGCCTTCAGTGGTCTTCAAAATACAGGTCCctgaggggtgccttggtggctcagtcagttaagcatctgactcttgatttcagctcagggcatgatctcccagttggtggattggagccccacatcaggctctacggtgacagtgcagagcctgcttggaattctctctctctctctctctctctgcccctcccctactcatgctctttctctctctcaaaaaaagaaattaaaaattacaaaaaaaaaaaattacagatccCTGAACCAGATACCCAAACTCTGCTTTGACCTTCACCTCTTGCCAGGCTTTTTAGGAGGCTCTTATGACTGAGATGATACAAAAATATGTGTGTCGACCCTTAGCCTAATTGCTTTGTGCTTTTATTGACATCTTCCATGCTGTACTATGTACTGAAACTGTACTTCCCAGGATCCTTTGCCAGCTGTCTTCTATGTAGGTTTTGCCAATGGGATGCATTTGGAGGAAAACAGAAGGTGTGAAGAGGGAAGAAACAactctcttctgcttctgttttgttctgaaaGCATCTCTGGCAGCAGTGGTGACAAAGGTATTTGTAATGGGTCTGGGGGTAGTagatgcagcagcagcagcctgtAAATATCagctcttgggtttttttttttctttcagacaaCTGTGTTCATACTTTAAGGGCACTTAATAGCATCTTGGTTTGTTTGCATTAACATCGTATCTCAAGCATTTCCAGTGACCTATTTCTAATGGGACCTCTCTCTGACAGGACCTCTCTCTGATCGTATGGGGTGTCCAGAGACAGTGGAGACAGGAAGAAATGCAGCTGTCACTGGGGGCTGCTCCCACTGAGAAGCAGGAAGCAGCATGACATGGATTAGGTGGATATGTGCTGAGTTCTACTGCAGGCAGATTCTCTCCAGTTGTTTGTTCATGGATTGTGACTGAAGTGGGAGCTCTTTTTCACTGGTCCATCAAGAttgtgaaaatggagaaaaactcTTAGATAACAGACACAAAAGCCTTGGGGATTTCAGagtatttttttagataaaaaagcTGATTTTGGTCAGCAGTCACTCAATGTCTGACaggaaaatggtgtcacccacaAACTCTAGGGCAATTGTCTTGCACTTTTCGAGTTTGAAGATATATGGATGCTTCCCAACAGGGGTCATGGGAATAGGTTTGAACTATGTGGACATCTAATTCTACTTATGAAGGTTTCAGAGCCTTGCAAGTCTATCAGGAAATAGGGAATATGGCAGCTGTCATTTTGCAACAAGTAGTACCCAGAAGTCATGGCGTAGATATGGTTCTTTGCTAGGTCGGGGCTCCCTTATGGACATTGTCTTTCCTTGTTATCTCACTCCATCCACCTAGGACCTCTTCTCTGCCATCAACAACTCTTCCTTCTGCTCTGTTCTTCCTCGTATGTAGTCTTCTACCATTTGGTCACCTGTTCTGTTGGTCTCAACTCTAAAGTATCTCCTAAATtggatcttttcttctttctccaaaacCACTGCCTGACATTGAGATTGTCATCACTTTGGGTTGCCCGCCTTCGGTCTTTCTAAACCATGCTTATACAGCACTGctaaaaatattctctaaaatCGCTATTTGACCATGGCAAAACCCTTTTAAGAACTTCTGTTTTGACTATCTACAACAACTCATTAAGTTATAACACAAGATCTTTCTTGATTTGGCCTCAACTTTCTTTTCAAAGCTCCTTTGTCTCTGCTTCTGCTACATACACTGTAAGTTAGCCTCACAGACCACTTGCGTTTTCATGATCACATCATGtaatttctaaagaaatttaTAACCACTCCTTTCCTAGAAATGCTCTTATCAGGGTTCTAGGTCTGGTGATCCTCTTATCCCAGGGTCAGCAACTGCACCATGTAGAAGAAATCCAGGTCTCCACATGGCCTTGTAAAGtaaattttattggaatacagtTTGCCTGTTCATTTGTGCATTGCCACTGGATGCTTCTGCACTACAACAGCAAAGCTGAGTGGTTAttacagagaccatatggcccgcAAACCTGAAAAGATTGACTGTCTTTCCTTTACAGAAGTTTAGCTGGCTAACTTCCATTCCACCTTCCCGCAGAgcctggaaaggaaaagagatagaGATTCCTCGGACTCCCTTGAAGCTGGAGTTCTGGATGCAAATTGGTCTTATCAACAAGATAAATGTAGGAGAGACTTGGAAGTCAGAAGTGAGAAAGCAGctactttcttcttgttttctttgtcttcttgtcTTTGGAAAGCAAGACTGTGGGTATTGGGAGTGGCTGTGctggaagcagcagcagaagccaAACTCAGGATCTGGTGCCCAGACATCAGCTTCCTGGACGTCCAGAGGCACCTGTGGCCACAGTAGCCTCCTGATCCTGGTTCTGATTCCCAACTGCTGCTCTGTTGccagtttgttttttcctcacaGCGGTGGCCTCCCATCTATACTCACTTCTGATTGTGGCGAACTTAGGATCCCCAAAAGTGGGTCTATGGTGTTCTGAGTCATTCCTATTCATCTAatctttcaataattttataagcAATTTATTCCTTGTATTAACATTCTTTTCtgtttagggacgcctgggtggctcagttggtgaagtgtctgactcctgatcttggctcaggtcatgatctcatggttcacgggtttgagcctgcttgggattctctctctgccctctccccgccgcccccatgctctctctctcaaaaataaataaacatcaacaaaaattcttttctgtttaatttggTTTCTGTTGCCTGCTTTGATCTTTGACTAATAAAGTGACCTAGAAGAAGGGATGTCTTTTCTCCATGCCTATACGCACCagtttgaaaaaattacacacatgGTAAATGACTACATTATCATGCAAAAGTTCAaacataacaagaaaaataaagcaatccaAATTTAACACcctttcactgaaaaaaaaaaaaccttctttgaTATGCATCCTTCTGTTCCCCTTTTCTCTACATATATGtgggtttatatatatacacgtacatatatgtgtctattttacaTACATGAGACCATACTATATAAATTTTTCTACACTGCACTCTTTTTACTTAATGCTATGTTGTCTTGGAGATGATGCCACCATTCCATATGGGTCTACTTGATTCTTTTTAACATCTGGATAGTATTTCAGTATGGACATgccaaaagttattttaaaactatatttgcaTTAGTCTGGATTccaacaggaaacagatggcacatcATTTGGGAGGTTTATCTCCAAAGGGATAACTATAACTATGAAGGTAGGAATGAATGTAGGAAGAGCTGCAGGAGCCTGGACAGAACAGTGGCACAGCTGTTAATGCCCTTATGGCAAAGGTATGACAGGGAAGTTACAAAGCCTTAGATTTCATTGCACTTTCCGAAAATGCCCCATATTGGCTGTTGGAATTTGATCAGCTTTGACTTTGTGGCATGTGAGTATATTTATACTCTGGAAGCTGAACATTGAAGACTTTCTTTAAGTTTTGAGTATCAGGATAAAGGggactgtgaaataataaaatgcttcttCTGGATATTCCAAGAATTTTAGGTAGAAAATGGATGTTGAGGTATCATGTAATCAATTTCTCTATTTGAatataggtttattttattttattttttgaagtttatttatttatttatttttgagagagagagagagagagagacagagagagtgagtggggaaggggcagagagagaaaatgtcaagCATACTCtgcacatcagtgcagagcccaatgtggggcttgaactcatgaaccatgagatcatgcactgagccaaaaccaagagtcgatgcttaactgactgagccacccaggtgcccctgaatataggtttatttttaattaaatgtcaaAAGACTGTGATTAGAATGAATTCAGGTGGATTTAAGAGTTCAAGTTGAAATGGTAGAAACTTTGCTGAAAATAAACCAGAGTGTTTTCAGTTATGTAGAGAAATCAAAACTTctttaaatttgaagaaatagctTTCGCAAAACTGACCATAAGTGAAACTTCTGCATGatgaggagaaatgaaaatgccaAGTTCTTTCTGTGGCATGTGataccaaaagtaaataaaagttaaaacttttaaatggGGCAACAAGGAAATTAACTAGATGAAACATTGTAtagacattaaaatgttaatttacagACCCTacaaaaaacatgaatgaatgtgTACATGGAAAATAGAcctgaatataaatatatgattacAACTAAGAATATTTtactaaaacattttataaagtagATCAGACATGAAAGGAACATATAAGACATAAGTTTTGATAATAGGGTTGAAGGATGGGGGAAGTTTATCCTTTCatattatagttaaaaataagtATCATGTTTTTCTATAATCTATTCCAATATTTGGAAGTTATGAACTCTGGAAATTTGGTAAAATGCCATTATTACGAATAATCCATTCATTTGTACAACTGTACTCTTTTGTACATCTAGATTTTCCTTGCAGAATTATCCATAGACAAGTAGTATTAATCTTCTGGTGTGTGTACTATGATCTAAATAGACATCGGTATGTTAGCTTCAGGATAATCAGGATGCTTCGAAAAGTGATTTCATATGGCTCATAAATGTAAACTTTTAAGACTTACTGAAAAAATTATTAGAGGATTTAAAATTCCTTctaaaattgtgaaatatatataGATGATACTTACATGAACAAGAGGATAAATCTTTTTGCAAGGACCACACCATTTTGCTGAAAATTCAACCACCACAAGTTTGCATCCAGCAGCTTTCAAAAATCTGCTAAATTCATCCTGAGAccagaacataaaagaaaaaatatgcataatCACTAAATCTCAAAAGCCTTGCAGAGAATAAATGTTCCTCATTTATTGAAATGAAGAACTTCAGTTCCTGAAAACCTTAGCGACGTACCCCACCCTATCGTTCTCAAGGGGACACACCTTTCCTAAATGTCCCTGAGGTCACATATATTGATATTTGCAAGTATACATAGGTGGGAGTAAATCTGCAAAAAGTGATTAGGAGTGTATTTACCAAATGGTGGTTGGTAATGGTTGGTTACCTCTGGGGAGAAAGTGATATTGGCCAATGAGAGATAAAGCGTGGAGGGTAGTGGTGGATGGTTGTTCAAGCTGGACAtctagatttgatttttttaaataaggaccTAAACATGCATTACTGGTAAAATTTAAAAGGAGAGGAAGTAACCTAACACCTTGAAtcatttcttgttttgcttttgttttgaaggGAAATCATTACCAAAGCTGTTGTCAAAAACCGTATATTTAAGGATTTGACATGCTTCTTGTTGAATGTCTTAAGCGAATTTCCCATCAGCTGTCCAGATCACCTAAGTAAATGTTTCCTTTCCTGGAACCTCAGATCATTTTATCTGAACTTCCTTGCTTTATGAACACTGACTGTCCACACGTTATTTCATGCATGGCTTCTCTTCCCCAACAAATCCCTACAGAATTCAATCCTGATTCACTCCTGAACCTCCATGGCCTCTGACTGGGCACATTACAGTATGTGCTCATGGGGTGTTTAGTTGATGAATGATTTGCTAATATATAGTGTTCTGctcaagatttatttttccttttctcattggAATTACAATGATAGTAACTAATTTACTCTGTGCCTGGTGTTCTCTCCCTTAATCTTTACAACCACCCTATTGAGTgggtattatctccattttacagatgaaaaaatgaaagtttattaCTTTCTCTCAGTCAACCAGTTGGCAAATGGTGTAGTTGGGATTGCTAACCTAGGCAGCCTAACTCCAGAGTCCATTTCCTTCACCACTACACAAACCTACACAAAATCATCTCCTGAGTTCTTCCTAGTTGTGGGGCTCCCTTGCCCTCTCACTGGCCCTAATTCCATCATGTGCTCATCCCCTCGACCAATCATTAAGATGGGATCACTAATTAGATCAAGTCAAGCAGTGCCTATCACTGGAATTAGGGATGGGGTTAATTGCATACAGATGGCACGCCGCTC from Panthera uncia isolate 11264 chromosome D4, Puncia_PCG_1.0, whole genome shotgun sequence encodes the following:
- the TXNDC8 gene encoding thioredoxin domain-containing protein 8 isoform X2, which translates into the protein MVQIIKDMDEFSRFLKAAGCKLVVVEFSAKWCGPCKKIYPLVHAMSLQYQNVMFANVDVDDSKELAQTCHIRSVPTFQMFKQTQKIFEFCGADAQKLEAKIQELM
- the TXNDC8 gene encoding thioredoxin domain-containing protein 8 isoform X1, whose translation is MVQIIKDMDEFSRFLKAAGCKLVVVEFSAKWCGPCKKIYPLVHAMSLQYQNVMFANVDVDDSKELAQTCHIRSVPTFQMFKQTQKVTLFSRLKRAICCNGNGFMSEPIFEFCGADAQKLEAKIQELM